A single region of the Streptomyces sp. NBC_01803 genome encodes:
- the gcvP gene encoding aminomethyl-transferring glycine dehydrogenase, whose product MNAPRPPLTALEQGTPFAARHIGPDAAGEAKMLAQVGFGSLDELTAAAVPEAIRSTEALCLPDARDEAAVLGELRALAARNSVLDSMIGLGYHGTFTPPVILRNVMENPAWYTAYTPYQPEISQGRLEALLNFQTVVADLTGLPTAGASLLDEGTAAAEAMALARRVGKVRNGVFLVDADCLPQTIAVVRTRAEPTGVEVVVADLDDGIPADVAERGVFGVLLQYPGASGAVRDPRALIERAHELGAVVTVAADLLALTLLTPPGALGADIAVGSSQRFGVPMGFGGPHAAFMAVREGYARSLPGRLVGVSRDADGRTAYRLALQTREQHIRREKATSNICTAQVLLAVMAGMYAVYHGPDGLAAIARRVHRYAALLAAGLRDGGVEVAHDAFFDTVTARVPGRAAAVVAAARDAGVNLRLTDADHVGVSCDETTGRAQLTKVWAAFGVAGDAFGIDALDTRVPDALPATLLRDDEYLAHPVFHRHRSETAMLRYLRRLADRDYALDRGMIPLGSCTMKLNATAEMEPVTWPEFAAIHPFAPADQAEGYLALIRELERRLAEITGYDAVSLQPNAGSQGELAGLLAVRAHHRANGQPERTVCLIPSSAHGTNAASAVMAGMRVVVVATGENGDVDAEDLRAKIARHADELAVLMVTYPSTHGVFETDITGICAAVHDAGGQVYVDGANLNALVGLARPGRFGADVSHLNLHKTFCIPHGGGGPGVGPVAVRAHLAPYLPGHPLQPAAGPDGGGAGPVSAAPWGSAGILPISWAYVRLMGAAGLRRATQVAVLSANYVAKRLEPHYPVLYTGPGGLVAHECVIDVRPLTKATGVTIDDVAKRLIDYGFHAPTMSFPVAGTLMIEPTESEDLAELDRFCAAMIAIRAEIERVGAGEWPRDDNPLVNAPHTAAHLSGEWTHPYSRREAVFPAGTEEDGKYWPPVRRVDSAFGDRNLVCSCPPLTEYTD is encoded by the coding sequence ATGAACGCCCCCCGCCCCCCGCTGACCGCCCTGGAGCAGGGCACGCCCTTCGCCGCCCGGCACATCGGCCCGGACGCCGCCGGTGAGGCGAAGATGCTCGCCCAGGTCGGCTTCGGCTCCCTGGACGAGCTGACCGCCGCCGCCGTGCCCGAGGCCATCCGGTCCACCGAGGCGCTGTGCCTGCCCGACGCCCGGGACGAGGCGGCCGTGCTCGGCGAGCTGCGCGCGCTGGCCGCCCGGAACTCGGTGCTGGACTCCATGATCGGCCTGGGCTACCACGGGACCTTCACCCCGCCGGTGATCCTGCGCAACGTCATGGAGAACCCGGCCTGGTACACCGCCTACACCCCCTACCAGCCGGAGATCTCCCAGGGCCGGCTGGAGGCGCTGCTCAACTTCCAGACGGTCGTGGCCGACCTCACCGGCCTTCCCACGGCCGGCGCCTCCCTCCTGGACGAGGGCACGGCCGCCGCCGAGGCGATGGCCCTCGCCCGCCGCGTCGGCAAGGTGAGGAACGGCGTCTTCCTGGTGGACGCCGACTGCCTGCCGCAGACCATCGCGGTGGTGCGTACCCGCGCGGAGCCGACCGGCGTCGAGGTCGTGGTCGCCGACCTGGACGACGGCATCCCCGCCGACGTCGCCGAGCGCGGCGTCTTCGGCGTGCTGCTCCAGTACCCGGGAGCCTCCGGCGCCGTCCGCGACCCGCGCGCCCTCATCGAGCGGGCGCACGAGCTGGGCGCGGTCGTCACCGTGGCGGCCGACCTGCTCGCCCTCACCCTGCTCACCCCGCCGGGCGCCCTGGGCGCGGACATCGCGGTCGGCTCCAGCCAGCGGTTCGGCGTCCCGATGGGCTTCGGCGGGCCGCACGCCGCCTTCATGGCCGTCCGCGAGGGGTACGCCAGGAGCCTGCCCGGCCGCCTGGTCGGCGTCTCGCGCGACGCGGACGGCCGGACCGCGTACCGGCTCGCCCTCCAGACCAGGGAGCAGCACATCCGCCGCGAGAAGGCCACGAGCAACATCTGCACGGCGCAGGTGCTGCTCGCCGTGATGGCCGGCATGTACGCCGTCTACCACGGGCCGGACGGGCTGGCCGCCATCGCCCGCCGCGTCCACCGCTACGCCGCGCTGCTGGCCGCCGGGCTGCGGGACGGTGGCGTGGAGGTCGCGCACGACGCCTTCTTCGACACGGTCACCGCCCGGGTCCCGGGCCGCGCCGCCGCCGTCGTGGCGGCGGCCCGCGACGCCGGGGTCAACCTCCGCCTCACCGACGCCGATCACGTCGGTGTCTCCTGCGACGAGACCACCGGGAGGGCGCAGCTCACGAAGGTGTGGGCCGCGTTCGGCGTGGCCGGGGACGCCTTCGGCATCGACGCGCTGGACACCCGCGTCCCCGACGCGCTGCCCGCGACCCTGCTGCGCGACGACGAGTACCTGGCGCACCCGGTCTTCCACCGGCACCGGTCGGAGACCGCGATGCTGCGCTACCTGCGCCGGCTCGCGGACCGCGACTACGCGCTGGACCGCGGCATGATCCCGCTGGGCTCCTGCACGATGAAGCTCAACGCCACGGCCGAGATGGAGCCGGTGACCTGGCCCGAGTTCGCCGCGATCCACCCGTTCGCGCCCGCCGACCAGGCCGAGGGCTATCTCGCCCTCATCCGGGAGCTGGAGCGGCGGCTGGCCGAGATCACCGGCTACGACGCGGTCTCGCTCCAGCCCAACGCCGGCTCCCAGGGCGAGCTGGCCGGGCTGCTCGCCGTGCGCGCCCACCACCGGGCCAACGGGCAACCCGAGCGCACCGTCTGCCTGATCCCGTCCTCCGCCCACGGCACCAACGCCGCCAGCGCGGTGATGGCCGGCATGCGGGTCGTCGTGGTCGCCACCGGCGAGAACGGCGACGTCGACGCCGAGGACCTGCGCGCCAAGATCGCGCGGCACGCGGACGAGCTGGCCGTCCTGATGGTCACCTACCCCTCGACGCACGGGGTCTTCGAGACGGACATCACCGGCATCTGCGCCGCCGTGCACGACGCGGGCGGCCAGGTGTACGTGGACGGCGCCAACCTCAACGCGCTGGTGGGCCTGGCCAGGCCCGGCCGGTTCGGCGCCGACGTCTCGCACCTGAACCTGCACAAGACCTTCTGCATCCCGCACGGCGGCGGCGGCCCCGGGGTCGGCCCGGTCGCGGTCCGCGCCCACCTGGCGCCGTACCTGCCGGGGCATCCGCTCCAGCCCGCGGCGGGTCCGGACGGCGGCGGCGCGGGCCCGGTCTCGGCCGCGCCGTGGGGGTCCGCCGGCATCCTGCCGATCTCGTGGGCCTATGTCCGCCTGATGGGCGCCGCCGGACTGCGCCGGGCCACCCAGGTGGCGGTGCTGAGCGCCAACTACGTGGCCAAGCGCCTGGAGCCGCACTACCCGGTGTTGTATACGGGTCCGGGCGGCCTGGTGGCGCACGAGTGCGTCATCGACGTCCGGCCGCTGACGAAGGCCACCGGCGTCACCATCGACGACGTGGCGAAGCGGCTCATCGACTACGGGTTCCACGCCCCGACCATGTCGTTCCCCGTAGCGGGCACCCTGATGATCGAGCCCACGGAGAGCGAGGATCTGGCCGAACTCGATCGGTTCTGCGCGGCGATGATCGCTATCCGCGCCGAGATCGAGCGCGTCGGCGCGGGGGAGTGGCCGCGGGACGACAACCCACTCGTCAACGCGCCGCACACGGCCGCCCACCTGAGCGGCGAGTGGACGCATCCGTACAGCCGCCGGGAGGCGGTCTTCCCGGCCGGGACGGAGGAGGACGGCAAGTACTGGCCGCCGGTGCGCCGCGTCGACAGCGCCTTCGGCGACCGGAACCTGGTCTGTTCCTGCCCGCCCCTCACCGAGTACACGGACTGA
- a CDS encoding PRC-barrel domain-containing protein, giving the protein MQTDIDPRSLIGRKAFDRNGTKIGTVDEVYLDDATGVPEWAAVRTGLFTRDAFVPLEPSELVDDALRVPFERALIKDAPDFGVGRHLSPEQELRLYHHYGLDVPSAGEGAEDTDFGRLASPGDGPDRGGSAG; this is encoded by the coding sequence GTGCAGACCGACATCGACCCCCGGAGCTTGATCGGCCGCAAGGCGTTCGACCGGAACGGCACCAAGATCGGCACGGTGGACGAGGTGTACCTCGACGACGCCACCGGGGTGCCGGAGTGGGCGGCGGTGCGCACCGGCCTGTTCACCCGGGACGCCTTCGTGCCGCTGGAGCCGAGCGAACTGGTGGACGACGCGCTGCGGGTGCCGTTCGAACGGGCGCTGATCAAAGACGCGCCCGACTTCGGGGTGGGGCGCCACCTCTCGCCCGAACAGGAGCTGCGGCTCTACCACCACTACGGGCTCGACGTGCCCAGCGCCGGGGAAGGGGCCGAGGACACGGACTTCGGCCGGCTCGCCTCCCCGGGCGACGGGCCGGACCGAGGCGGCTCGGCCGGCTGA
- a CDS encoding DNA polymerase IV, producing the protein MRGQPTILHLDMDAFYASVEQAAKPSLRGKPVIVGGLGPRGVVATASYEARRFGVRSAMPTAQARRLCPNGAYLCPRFTVYRGVSEIVMGLLAELSPLVEPLSLDEAFVDLAAGGTAATADEARRAGERLRAGIREATGLTGSVGLAGSKMLAKIASEQAKPDGLLLIEPGTERELLAPMPVRTLPGIGPATAEVLRRAGIGTIGETVRAGEAELLRLLGKAHGASVHAMANGVDDRPVVADRDTKSISVEDTFDVDVTDRARIRFEVARLADRCVGRLRAAGRSGRTIVLKVRRYDFSTLTRSETLRGPTDDPAVVREAAERLLEGVDTTEGVRLLGVGVSALASFTQEDLFAQASEGGGDAVAGPEPEEGGAAGAEPAAPRRWLPGLDVTHERYGAGWVQGSGVGRVTVRFERPGSEPGRVRTFAVDDPELAGAEPLPLAAARPAQPAEPPRSGPSPGEASRPKSVSSAPSPALGTSSP; encoded by the coding sequence GTGAGAGGCCAGCCGACCATCCTGCACCTCGACATGGACGCCTTCTACGCCTCGGTGGAGCAGGCGGCCAAGCCGAGCCTGCGCGGGAAGCCGGTCATCGTCGGCGGCCTCGGTCCGCGCGGTGTGGTGGCCACCGCGTCCTACGAGGCCCGCCGCTTCGGCGTGCGCTCCGCGATGCCGACGGCCCAGGCCAGGCGGCTGTGTCCGAACGGCGCCTATCTCTGTCCCCGCTTCACGGTCTACCGGGGGGTCAGCGAGATCGTGATGGGCCTGCTGGCCGAGCTTTCGCCCCTGGTGGAGCCGCTGAGCCTGGACGAGGCGTTCGTCGACCTGGCGGCCGGCGGCACCGCCGCCACCGCCGACGAGGCGCGCCGCGCCGGGGAGCGGCTGCGGGCCGGGATCCGGGAGGCGACGGGGCTGACCGGCTCGGTGGGGCTGGCGGGGTCCAAGATGCTCGCCAAGATCGCCTCCGAGCAGGCCAAGCCGGACGGTCTGCTCCTCATCGAGCCGGGCACCGAGCGGGAGCTGCTGGCGCCGATGCCGGTGCGGACGCTGCCCGGCATCGGCCCGGCCACCGCCGAGGTGCTGCGCCGGGCGGGCATCGGCACGATCGGGGAGACGGTGCGGGCCGGGGAGGCGGAGCTGCTGCGGCTGCTGGGCAAGGCGCACGGCGCCTCGGTGCACGCCATGGCGAACGGGGTGGACGATCGGCCGGTGGTGGCCGACCGGGACACCAAGTCGATCTCCGTGGAGGACACCTTCGACGTGGACGTCACCGACCGGGCCCGGATCCGGTTCGAGGTGGCGCGGCTCGCCGACCGCTGCGTGGGGCGGCTGCGCGCGGCCGGTCGCTCCGGGCGCACGATCGTGCTGAAGGTCCGGCGGTACGACTTCTCGACCCTCACCCGCTCCGAGACGCTGCGCGGCCCGACGGACGATCCGGCCGTGGTGCGGGAGGCGGCCGAGCGGCTGCTGGAGGGCGTGGACACCACCGAGGGGGTGCGCCTGCTGGGCGTCGGCGTCAGCGCGCTGGCCTCGTTCACCCAGGAGGACCTTTTCGCGCAGGCGTCGGAGGGCGGCGGGGACGCGGTGGCCGGGCCGGAGCCCGAGGAGGGCGGGGCGGCGGGCGCGGAGCCGGCGGCGCCCCGGCGCTGGCTGCCGGGGCTCGACGTGACGCACGAGCGGTATGGGGCGGGCTGGGTGCAGGGCAGCGGTGTCGGCCGGGTGACGGTGCGCTTCGAGCGGCCCGGGTCCGAGCCGGGCCGGGTGCGGACGTTCGCCGTGGACGATCCGGAGCTGGCGGGCGCGGAGCCGCTGCCGCTGGCGGCGGCCCGGCCGGCTCAGCCGGCCGAGCCGCCTCGGTCCGGCCCGTCGCCCGGGGAGGCGAGCCGGCCGAAGTCCGTGTCCTCGGCCCCTTCCCCGGCGCTGGGCACGTCGAGCCCGTAG